A genomic stretch from Oleomonas cavernae includes:
- the phaP gene encoding TIGR01841 family phasin (Members of this family are phasins (small proteins associated with inclusions such as PHA granules). Note that several different families of phasins have been named PhaP despite very little sequence similarity to each other.) — protein sequence MATKKKTAASDVAGEVLETVVESVETVEGATAKAGEAVESALDAATTQLEKAVAWGREQVTTSAEKVEESTKKAVAEVKDNLSKVTSLVRDRYATVKAGYGDVATFSKATVTDVVASGKAAADGIKSVGEAVVEAVKVAAEENVGTAKKLWAVKSLGEAVDLQDKYTKTALDLYLAHSQKIAETAASAVRAAIEPLHARFAALATEIEKRRVA from the coding sequence ATGGCGACCAAGAAGAAGACCGCTGCCAGCGACGTGGCCGGTGAAGTGCTCGAGACCGTTGTCGAATCGGTCGAGACCGTTGAAGGCGCGACCGCCAAGGCGGGCGAAGCCGTGGAAAGCGCGCTCGACGCCGCGACCACCCAGCTCGAGAAGGCCGTGGCCTGGGGCCGCGAGCAGGTGACCACTTCGGCCGAGAAGGTCGAAGAGAGCACCAAGAAGGCCGTTGCCGAGGTGAAGGACAACCTCTCGAAGGTGACTTCGCTGGTGCGCGACCGCTACGCCACCGTCAAGGCCGGCTACGGCGACGTGGCCACCTTCAGCAAGGCGACCGTCACCGACGTCGTCGCCTCGGGCAAGGCCGCTGCCGATGGCATCAAGTCGGTCGGCGAAGCCGTCGTCGAGGCCGTCAAGGTCGCCGCCGAAGAGAACGTCGGCACGGCGAAGAAGCTGTGGGCCGTCAAGTCGCTGGGCGAAGCCGTCGACCTGCAGGACAAGTACACCAAGACCGCGCTCGACCTCTACCTGGCCCATTCCCAGAAGATCGCCGAGACCGCTGCCTCGGCCGTTCGCGCCGCGATCGAGCCGCTGCATGCGCGCTTTGCCGCCCTGGCGACCGAGATCGAAAAGCGCCGCGTCGCTTAA
- a CDS encoding TfoX/Sxy family protein has protein sequence MSGIVDLFIELLEPLGPVRPRKMFGGTGLYVDDVMFALEAGEVIYLKVADRNRPDFEAAGSAPFSYEGRDGQNVIMSYWYLPEHLLDEPDELLVWARKALEIARSSKTKARARKKKKK, from the coding sequence ATGAGCGGGATCGTCGACCTTTTCATCGAACTGCTCGAACCGCTGGGCCCGGTGCGGCCGCGCAAGATGTTCGGCGGCACCGGCCTCTATGTCGACGACGTGATGTTCGCGCTGGAAGCGGGCGAGGTGATCTACCTCAAGGTCGCCGACCGTAACCGCCCGGATTTCGAAGCCGCCGGCTCGGCACCGTTCTCCTACGAGGGTAGGGACGGCCAGAACGTCATCATGTCCTACTGGTACCTGCCCGAGCACCTGCTGGACGAGCCCGACGAACTGCTCGTCTGGGCCCGCAAGGCGCTGGAAATCGCCCGGTCGTCGAAGACCAAGGCGCGGGCAAGGAAGAAAAAGAAGAAGTAG
- the hscB gene encoding Fe-S protein assembly co-chaperone HscB, translating to MSLQHATLINQAYETLREPLARARHLLESAGRPLPGDDGKTIADPELLMEAMEWREALDEATDLASLARRIEAETGAVVARLGQAFGADDLDGATREALRLSYLAKLGQELRRKLAPRVALS from the coding sequence TTGTCGCTGCAGCACGCGACCCTGATCAACCAAGCCTATGAGACCCTGCGCGAGCCCTTGGCCCGGGCGCGCCACCTGCTGGAGAGCGCCGGCCGCCCCCTGCCGGGCGACGACGGCAAGACCATTGCCGATCCCGAACTGCTGATGGAAGCCATGGAATGGCGCGAGGCGCTGGACGAGGCAACCGACCTGGCCAGCCTGGCCCGGCGCATCGAGGCCGAGACCGGCGCGGTGGTCGCGCGGCTGGGCCAGGCTTTCGGGGCCGATGATCTCGACGGCGCGACGCGCGAGGCGCTGCGTCTTTCCTATCTTGCGAAACTGGGGCAGGAGCTTCGCCGCAAGCTCGCACCCAGGGTGGCCTTGTCATGA
- a CDS encoding enoyl-CoA hydratase-related protein: MTYETLVYERRGAVAHITLNRPEVLNGLNGAMFSDLNAVFDAVAADVQVRAVLLTGAGRAFCSGADLSAPRDAPEGGTIGDGVAQNMHAVINPLILRITTLGKPVVAAVNGVTAGGGVGLALACDIVIAAKSASFIQVFGPKLGIVPDMGCTWFLPRLVGRARATGLALLGDRLPAEKAAEWGLIWAAVEDSALLAEATAIAERLAAGPTRGFGLIKKALDASQGNDLGQQLGVEAESQRIAFGTQDTIEGITAFLQKRAANFTGA; this comes from the coding sequence ATGACCTATGAAACGCTCGTCTACGAGCGACGGGGAGCAGTCGCCCATATCACCTTGAACCGGCCCGAGGTGCTGAACGGCCTCAACGGCGCGATGTTCAGCGACCTCAATGCCGTGTTCGACGCCGTCGCGGCGGACGTCCAGGTGCGCGCCGTGCTGTTGACCGGTGCCGGCCGGGCCTTCTGCTCGGGTGCCGACCTGTCGGCACCGCGCGACGCGCCGGAAGGCGGCACCATCGGCGACGGCGTCGCCCAGAACATGCACGCGGTCATCAACCCGTTGATCCTGCGCATCACCACGCTGGGCAAGCCGGTGGTCGCCGCCGTCAACGGCGTCACCGCCGGCGGCGGCGTCGGCCTGGCGCTGGCCTGCGACATCGTGATCGCGGCCAAGTCGGCCAGCTTCATCCAGGTCTTCGGGCCCAAGCTCGGCATCGTGCCGGACATGGGCTGCACCTGGTTCCTGCCGCGCCTGGTCGGCCGGGCTCGCGCCACCGGCCTCGCCCTGCTGGGCGACAGGCTGCCGGCCGAGAAGGCCGCCGAATGGGGCCTGATCTGGGCCGCGGTCGAAGACAGTGCGCTGCTGGCGGAAGCCACCGCGATCGCCGAACGCCTGGCGGCGGGGCCGACCCGGGGCTTCGGCCTGATCAAGAAGGCGCTGGACGCTTCCCAGGGCAACGACCTGGGCCAGCAGCTCGGCGTCGAGGCGGAATCGCAGCGCATCGCTTTCGGCACGCAGGACACGATCGAGGGCATCACCGCCTTCCTGCAGAAACGTGCCGCCAATTTCACCGGAGCTTGA
- the iscX gene encoding Fe-S cluster assembly protein IscX: MAALRWTDVNDIAIELEEAYPHVDVVNLRFTDLHKWVLALPGFADDPNRSNEKILEAIQAAWIEERA; the protein is encoded by the coding sequence GTGGCGGCCTTGCGCTGGACCGACGTCAACGATATCGCGATCGAGCTGGAAGAGGCTTACCCGCATGTCGACGTGGTGAACCTGCGCTTTACCGACCTGCACAAATGGGTGCTGGCCCTGCCGGGCTTCGCCGACGATCCCAACCGCTCCAACGAGAAGATCCTCGAAGCCATTCAGGCCGCCTGGATCGAGGAGCGGGCGTGA
- a CDS encoding ferredoxin family 2Fe-2S iron-sulfur cluster binding protein yields MPKMVFISPDGKTRTEVDAPVGLSVLEIAHRNKIDLEGACEGSLACSTCHVIIDPEYFGALSEATEEEEDMLDLAFGLTHTSRLGCQIIMSDDLDGLVVTLPAATRNMMVDK; encoded by the coding sequence ATGCCCAAGATGGTCTTCATCAGCCCGGACGGTAAAACGCGCACGGAAGTGGACGCGCCCGTCGGCCTTTCGGTGCTGGAGATCGCCCACCGCAACAAGATCGACCTGGAAGGCGCCTGCGAAGGCTCGCTGGCCTGTTCGACCTGCCACGTGATCATCGACCCGGAATATTTCGGCGCGCTGTCGGAAGCGACCGAGGAGGAGGAAGACATGCTCGACCTCGCCTTCGGCCTGACCCACACCTCGCGCCTGGGCTGCCAGATCATCATGTCCGACGACCTGGACGGCCTGGTGGTGACCCTGCCGGCCGCCACCCGCAACATGATGGTGGACAAGTAA
- a CDS encoding proteasome-type protease: MTYAVGLLLDAGLVFASDNRTNAGVDHVATFKKMTVFETPGDRVIVLMGSGNLSITQSVVGQLKAWNSGEKAPRSRTNRALSKAANMFEAARIVGAALREVYALDGEHLREHGTDFNATFILGGQIGQEPPRLFHVYSAGNFIEAGPDTTYFQIGETKYGKPIIDRIVRRETSLATAAKCTLISFDSTMRSNVSVAMPIDVLVYDRDSLKVGFYRRIPRNDPYMTGLSDAWSRGLSAAFDALPDPDWPVGASPVSKSRPRRR; encoded by the coding sequence ATGACTTATGCCGTCGGCCTTCTGCTGGATGCCGGTCTCGTTTTCGCATCCGATAATCGCACCAATGCCGGCGTCGACCATGTGGCGACGTTCAAGAAGATGACGGTGTTCGAGACGCCCGGCGACCGGGTGATCGTGCTCATGGGCTCGGGCAACCTGTCCATCACCCAGTCCGTGGTCGGCCAGTTGAAGGCCTGGAACAGCGGCGAAAAAGCGCCGCGCAGCCGCACCAACCGGGCCTTGAGCAAGGCCGCCAACATGTTCGAGGCGGCACGCATCGTCGGCGCCGCCCTGCGCGAGGTCTACGCCCTGGATGGCGAGCACCTGCGCGAACACGGCACCGACTTCAACGCCACCTTCATCCTGGGCGGCCAGATCGGCCAGGAACCGCCGCGCCTGTTCCACGTCTATTCCGCCGGCAACTTCATCGAGGCCGGCCCCGACACCACCTATTTCCAGATCGGCGAGACCAAGTACGGCAAGCCGATCATCGACCGCATCGTGCGACGCGAGACGTCGCTGGCGACGGCGGCCAAGTGCACCTTGATCTCGTTCGATTCGACCATGCGCTCGAACGTGTCGGTGGCCATGCCGATCGACGTCCTGGTCTATGACCGCGACAGCCTGAAAGTCGGCTTCTATCGCCGCATCCCGCGCAACGATCCCTATATGACCGGCCTGTCGGATGCCTGGTCGCGCGGCCTCTCCGCCGCCTTCGACGCCCTGCCCGATCCCGACTGGCCGGTGGGCGCCTCCCCTGTCTCCAAAAGCCGGCCGCGCCGGCGCTAG
- the tenA gene encoding thiaminase II: MSAGLFGRLRDLAAADWQAYTDHPFVHGLARGDLPQACFRRYLVQDYLFLIHFARAYALAVVKADDLAGMRSAASTLTALIDHEMALHVDFCRGWGIGLPEMEAAPEAPETMAYTRYVIERGLAGDVLDLKVALAPCVVGYRDIALGLKARPDFMAAGNPYLPWIEMYAGPDYGSLADEAVAELDRLGAVRLTPARLPLLAHTFAQACRLEAAFWDMGWRAA, encoded by the coding sequence GTGAGCGCTGGCCTGTTCGGCCGCCTGCGCGATCTGGCGGCCGCCGACTGGCAAGCCTACACCGATCACCCCTTCGTCCACGGCCTGGCCCGGGGCGACCTGCCCCAAGCCTGTTTTCGCCGCTACCTGGTGCAGGACTACCTGTTCCTGATCCACTTCGCCCGGGCCTATGCCCTGGCGGTGGTGAAGGCGGACGATCTGGCCGGCATGCGCTCGGCAGCAAGCACCTTGACCGCGCTGATCGACCACGAGATGGCGCTGCATGTCGATTTCTGCCGCGGCTGGGGGATTGGTTTGCCTGAGATGGAAGCGGCCCCCGAGGCGCCAGAAACCATGGCCTATACCCGCTATGTGATCGAACGCGGGCTGGCGGGCGACGTGCTGGACCTCAAGGTCGCCCTGGCGCCTTGCGTCGTCGGCTACCGCGATATTGCCCTGGGGCTGAAGGCCCGGCCGGATTTCATGGCCGCCGGCAATCCTTACCTGCCCTGGATCGAGATGTATGCCGGGCCCGACTATGGCAGTCTGGCCGACGAGGCGGTGGCCGAACTGGACCGGCTGGGCGCCGTGCGCCTGACGCCGGCGCGGCTGCCCCTGCTGGCGCACACCTTCGCGCAGGCTTGCCGCCTGGAAGCGGCCTTTTGGGACATGGGATGGCGCGCGGCATGA
- a CDS encoding J domain-containing protein, whose translation MTATCQACGAAVDDAICAACNALQPPGQLDHFARLGLPRDFALSEKTLERAYFAAQRRFHPDRFASRGRRKRPCRCSTRP comes from the coding sequence ATGACGGCGACGTGCCAGGCCTGTGGCGCGGCGGTCGATGATGCGATCTGCGCGGCCTGTAACGCCTTGCAGCCGCCGGGCCAGCTCGATCACTTTGCGAGACTTGGCCTGCCGCGCGACTTTGCCCTGAGCGAGAAGACCCTGGAGCGGGCCTATTTCGCCGCCCAGCGCCGCTTCCATCCCGACCGCTTCGCCAGCCGGGGGCGAAGGAAAAGACCTTGTCGCTGCAGCACGCGACCCTGA
- the hscA gene encoding Fe-S protein assembly chaperone HscA gives MILLDIHEPGQTPLPHAEDAATAAVGIDLGTTNSLVAIAVDGRPEILRDALGDGLVPSVVAYLEGDDEPIVGRVAKRILEDEPDRVVASVKRLMGRGAGEVATLGGHLAQKTHDDGQGGMVKLDIGGRIISPVEVSAEILRSLKQRAEMVLGKTVDRAVITVPAYFDDAARTATRDAARLAGLEALRLVNEPTAAALAYGLDRAAEGLYAVYDLGGGTFDVSLLKLEKGVFQVLGTGGDAALGGDDFDHALAEHLLKQRGGDIASQDVKRALSAARRAKEALTDEDTVTADLDLGDRATRHEITRAAFEALIAPLVGRTIEAARAVLHDAQVSPAELSGVVLVGGSTRVPLVRREVARLFGRDPLADIDPDEVVALGAALQAEALTRGSDTLLLDVVPLSLGLETMGGLVEKVIGRNTPIPVSRAQDFTTYQDGQTAMAIHAVQGEREMVEQNRSLARFVLAGIPPMVAGAARIRVTFTVDADGLLTVSAREALTGTEARVEVKPSYGLSEDEMAGMLQAAFENARSDVTTRLLAEARVDARRMTLALDGALAADGDLLSQDERGAIDEARAALEAVMAGEDRDAILTATEALEAAARPFAELRMDRNIRKALAGVEVSRLESRLQAG, from the coding sequence ATGATCCTGCTCGATATCCATGAACCCGGCCAGACGCCGCTGCCTCATGCCGAGGACGCGGCGACGGCGGCCGTGGGCATCGACCTGGGCACGACCAATTCGCTGGTGGCAATCGCGGTCGACGGCCGGCCGGAAATCCTGCGCGATGCCCTGGGTGACGGCCTGGTGCCTTCCGTCGTCGCCTACCTTGAAGGCGACGACGAGCCCATCGTTGGCCGCGTTGCCAAGCGCATCCTGGAGGATGAGCCCGACCGGGTGGTCGCCAGCGTCAAGCGCCTGATGGGCCGCGGGGCAGGGGAGGTCGCCACCTTAGGGGGACACCTGGCCCAGAAGACCCATGACGACGGCCAGGGCGGCATGGTGAAGCTCGACATTGGCGGGCGCATCATTTCGCCGGTCGAAGTCTCGGCTGAGATCCTGCGCAGCTTGAAGCAGCGGGCCGAAATGGTCCTGGGCAAGACGGTCGACCGGGCGGTGATCACCGTGCCTGCCTATTTCGACGATGCCGCCCGCACCGCCACGCGCGATGCCGCGCGTCTCGCCGGTCTGGAAGCCCTGCGCCTGGTCAACGAACCGACTGCCGCCGCCCTGGCCTACGGCCTCGACCGTGCGGCCGAAGGGCTTTACGCCGTCTACGACCTGGGGGGCGGGACCTTCGATGTCTCGTTGCTGAAGCTGGAGAAGGGCGTCTTCCAGGTGCTGGGCACCGGCGGCGACGCCGCCCTGGGCGGCGATGATTTCGACCATGCCCTGGCCGAGCACCTGCTGAAGCAGCGCGGCGGCGATATCGCGTCCCAGGACGTCAAGCGCGCCCTGTCCGCCGCCCGGCGGGCCAAGGAAGCCCTGACCGACGAAGATACCGTTACCGCCGATCTCGACCTGGGCGACCGGGCGACCCGCCACGAGATTACCCGTGCCGCCTTCGAGGCGCTGATCGCGCCGCTGGTCGGCCGCACCATCGAGGCGGCCCGCGCCGTGCTCCATGATGCACAAGTGAGCCCGGCCGAGCTCTCGGGTGTCGTCCTGGTCGGCGGTTCGACCCGGGTGCCGCTGGTCCGCCGCGAAGTCGCCCGCCTGTTCGGCCGCGATCCGCTGGCCGATATCGACCCCGACGAGGTGGTGGCCCTGGGCGCCGCCTTGCAGGCCGAGGCGCTGACCCGTGGCTCCGACACCTTGCTGCTGGATGTGGTGCCCCTGTCCCTGGGGCTGGAGACCATGGGCGGCCTGGTCGAGAAGGTGATCGGCCGCAACACCCCGATCCCGGTCAGCCGGGCCCAGGATTTCACCACCTATCAGGACGGCCAGACCGCCATGGCGATCCATGCGGTGCAGGGCGAGCGCGAGATGGTGGAGCAGAACCGCTCGCTGGCCCGCTTCGTCCTGGCCGGCATCCCGCCCATGGTGGCCGGGGCCGCGCGCATCCGCGTGACCTTCACCGTCGATGCCGACGGCCTGCTGACCGTCTCGGCCCGCGAGGCCTTGACCGGCACCGAGGCCCGCGTCGAGGTCAAGCCGTCCTATGGCCTGAGCGAGGACGAGATGGCCGGCATGCTCCAGGCCGCCTTCGAGAACGCCCGCAGCGACGTCACCACTCGCCTGCTGGCCGAGGCGCGGGTGGATGCCCGGCGCATGACCCTGGCCCTGGACGGGGCCTTGGCGGCTGATGGTGACCTTTTGTCACAAGACGAGCGCGGCGCCATCGATGAGGCCCGCGCCGCCCTGGAAGCGGTGATGGCGGGCGAGGATCGCGACGCCATCCTGACCGCGACCGAGGCCCTGGAAGCCGCGGCCCGGCCCTTTGCCGAGCTGCGCATGGACCGTAATATTCGCAAGGCGCTGGCCGGGGTCGAGGTCAGCCGGCTTGAATCCCGGCTGCAGGCGGGCTAA
- a CDS encoding coniferyl aldehyde dehydrogenase, whose product MSVAEARLDIAGTTDIAGSLRGILDRQRADFLKAGPPSLEERRARLDKLRASLMDNKDALIAAVSADFGHRSTHETLLTDFVVTVEGIKHMRKHVAKWMKPERRPVSINYFPASNKILFQPLGVIGVISPWNYPIQLAYAPMAAAIAAGNRVMLKPSEYTPRTSEAMAKALRAVFTDNEVAVITGGPDVGEAFSRLPFDHMLFTGATSVGKHVMRAAAENLVPVTLELGGKSPAIVDRAARMDAAVSSIVTGKLLNAGQTCVAPDYVFVPNDKREEFVDLVKAKVAKMYPTLKDNADYTSVVNQRHYDRLRGLIADAQSKGARVVEVNPANESFEQQPNHKIPPTLILDPTDDMKIMQDEIFGPLMPIKTYTQIDEAIDYVNGHARPLALYVFSDDKGAQDKVMSRTTSGGACINETVMHVGQEDLPFGGVGPSGMGSYHGRDGFMTFSHKKAVMHQSKYNLLGMMRPPYGKRIERLLGFMLK is encoded by the coding sequence ATGAGTGTGGCGGAAGCACGGCTCGACATCGCGGGCACAACGGACATTGCAGGCTCCCTGCGCGGCATTCTCGACCGGCAGCGGGCGGACTTCCTGAAGGCCGGCCCCCCCAGCCTGGAGGAGCGGCGCGCCCGCCTCGACAAGCTGAGGGCCTCCCTGATGGACAACAAGGATGCCCTGATCGCGGCGGTCTCGGCCGACTTCGGTCATCGCTCCACGCACGAGACCCTGCTGACCGACTTCGTGGTCACGGTCGAGGGCATCAAGCACATGCGCAAGCATGTCGCCAAATGGATGAAGCCCGAGAGGCGGCCGGTCTCGATCAACTATTTCCCGGCTTCCAACAAGATCCTCTTCCAGCCGCTGGGCGTCATCGGCGTGATCTCGCCCTGGAACTACCCGATCCAGCTCGCCTATGCGCCGATGGCCGCGGCGATCGCCGCCGGCAACCGGGTCATGCTGAAGCCCTCGGAATACACGCCGCGCACCTCGGAGGCGATGGCCAAGGCCCTGCGCGCCGTCTTCACCGACAATGAAGTGGCGGTGATCACCGGCGGGCCCGACGTGGGCGAGGCATTCTCGCGCCTGCCCTTCGACCACATGCTGTTCACCGGGGCGACCTCGGTCGGCAAGCACGTGATGCGCGCGGCGGCGGAAAACCTGGTGCCGGTCACCCTTGAGTTGGGCGGCAAGTCGCCGGCCATCGTCGACCGTGCCGCGCGCATGGATGCGGCGGTCAGCAGCATCGTCACCGGCAAGCTGCTCAATGCCGGGCAGACCTGCGTGGCGCCCGACTATGTCTTCGTGCCCAACGACAAGCGCGAGGAGTTCGTCGACCTGGTTAAGGCCAAGGTCGCCAAGATGTATCCGACCCTGAAGGATAACGCGGATTACACCTCGGTGGTCAACCAGCGCCATTACGACCGGCTGCGCGGCCTGATCGCCGATGCCCAGTCCAAGGGCGCCCGCGTGGTCGAGGTCAACCCGGCCAATGAGAGCTTCGAGCAGCAGCCCAACCACAAGATCCCGCCGACCCTGATCCTCGATCCGACCGACGACATGAAGATCATGCAGGACGAGATCTTCGGCCCCCTGATGCCGATCAAGACCTACACCCAGATCGACGAGGCGATCGACTATGTCAACGGCCATGCCCGGCCCCTGGCGCTCTATGTCTTCTCCGACGACAAGGGCGCTCAGGACAAGGTGATGAGCCGCACCACCTCGGGCGGCGCCTGCATCAACGAGACGGTGATGCACGTCGGCCAGGAAGACCTGCCGTTCGGCGGTGTCGGCCCCTCGGGCATGGGTTCGTACCACGGCCGCGACGGCTTCATGACCTTCAGCCACAAGAAGGCGGTCATGCACCAGTCCAAGTACAACCTGCTGGGCATGATGCGCCCGCCCTACGGCAAGCGCATCGAGCGCCTGCTGGGCTTCATGCTGAAGTAA
- a CDS encoding DEAD/DEAH box helicase, which yields MSFEELGLSAEVLRAVAESGYTEPTPIQAQAIPQVLRGRDVMGIAQTGTGKTAAFTMPMIDVLAAGRAKARMPRSLILEPTRELAAQVAESFEKYGKYHRLSMALLIGGVSMEDQIKKLDRGVDVLIATPGRLLDHHERGRIMMSGIKVLVVDEADRMLDMGFIPDLERICKLLPTNRQTLFFSATMMPDIKRLADAFLTTPVEISVSRPSSTATTVTQGLIIVEDADKRGALRNLLRTETLNHALIFCNRKRDVDIVGKSLIKHGFNAAALHGDMVQSERTAVLDRFRSGEVPILVASDVAARGLDVAEISHVFNFDVPIHAEDYVHRIGRTGRAGREGKAYTLATPYDAKFVRAIEDLIKQPIPRIVVEGVEAGELLSDEQAKSRKRGRHKPVATLSHVKLPKSGKDKAPRKAPEAPAEEPVRGRRRDEEERAPRAAAPAAPPPSSTDRSGSERYRADFAVDRSEQRRDRRPGRRDDDLGPSVVGFGDHVPAFILRPVYPEHRAAEERSA from the coding sequence ATGAGTTTTGAAGAACTGGGCCTCAGCGCCGAGGTGCTGCGCGCGGTGGCCGAGAGCGGCTACACCGAGCCGACCCCGATTCAGGCCCAGGCCATCCCCCAAGTGCTGCGCGGTCGCGACGTCATGGGCATCGCGCAGACCGGCACGGGCAAGACCGCCGCCTTCACCATGCCGATGATCGACGTCCTGGCCGCCGGCCGGGCCAAGGCGCGGATGCCGCGTTCGCTGATCCTGGAGCCGACCCGCGAACTGGCCGCCCAGGTGGCCGAAAGCTTCGAGAAATACGGCAAGTACCACCGCCTTTCGATGGCGCTGCTGATCGGCGGCGTCTCGATGGAAGACCAGATCAAGAAGCTGGACCGCGGCGTCGACGTGCTGATCGCCACCCCCGGCCGCCTGCTCGACCATCACGAGCGCGGCCGCATCATGATGAGCGGCATCAAGGTCCTGGTGGTCGACGAAGCCGACCGCATGCTCGACATGGGCTTCATCCCCGACCTCGAGCGCATCTGCAAGCTGCTGCCGACCAATCGCCAGACCCTGTTCTTCTCGGCCACCATGATGCCGGACATCAAGCGCCTGGCCGACGCCTTCCTGACCACGCCGGTGGAAATCTCGGTCAGCCGCCCCTCCTCGACCGCGACCACGGTCACCCAGGGGCTGATCATCGTCGAGGACGCCGACAAGCGCGGCGCCCTGCGCAACCTGCTGCGCACCGAGACGCTGAACCACGCGCTGATCTTCTGCAATCGCAAGCGTGACGTCGACATCGTCGGCAAGTCGCTGATCAAGCACGGCTTCAACGCCGCCGCCCTGCACGGCGACATGGTCCAGTCCGAGCGTACCGCGGTGCTGGACCGGTTCCGGTCGGGCGAAGTGCCGATCCTGGTGGCGAGCGACGTCGCCGCGCGCGGCCTGGATGTCGCCGAGATCAGCCACGTCTTCAATTTCGACGTGCCGATCCACGCCGAGGATTACGTCCACCGCATCGGCCGCACCGGCCGTGCCGGGCGCGAGGGCAAGGCCTATACCCTGGCCACGCCCTATGACGCCAAGTTCGTCCGCGCCATCGAGGACCTGATCAAGCAGCCGATCCCGCGCATCGTCGTCGAGGGTGTCGAGGCGGGCGAATTGCTCAGCGACGAGCAGGCCAAGTCGCGCAAGCGCGGCCGCCACAAGCCGGTGGCGACGCTCAGCCATGTCAAGCTGCCCAAGAGCGGCAAGGACAAGGCCCCGCGCAAGGCGCCGGAGGCACCGGCGGAGGAGCCCGTCCGCGGGCGTCGCCGCGACGAGGAAGAGCGCGCGCCACGTGCCGCGGCCCCGGCAGCGCCCCCGCCGTCGAGCACCGACCGCTCGGGCTCTGAGCGCTATCGTGCCGACTTTGCGGTCGATCGCAGCGAACAGCGCCGCGACCGCCGCCCCGGCCGCCGCGACGACGACCTGGGCCCCAGCGTGGTCGGCTTCGGCGACCATGTGCCGGCCTTCATCCTGCGCCCGGTCTACCCCGAGCATCGCGCCGCCGAAGAACGCAGCGCCTGA
- a CDS encoding enoyl-CoA hydratase/isomerase translates to MAHEYTRVTVSVTDGIFTLTLNHPEALNAVSKAMIRDITAAVTQAEDPATGARCLLITGAGRGFCAGANLADPEGLADDGVPDVGRVLEDWYNPLFKRLRDLKMPIVTAINGPAAGVGMSFALMGDVSVAARSASFLQAFAKIGLVPDGGSSWLLPRLVGRARALELALLAEKLPAEKAAEWGLITKVVDDAELMPTALAYAKKLANGPTVTLGYIRKMMHASFESSFDQQLDLERQLQRAAGQTADFQEGVAAFLQKRPAAFKGK, encoded by the coding sequence ATGGCCCACGAGTACACCCGCGTTACCGTCTCGGTTACCGACGGCATCTTCACCCTGACCCTGAACCACCCGGAGGCGCTGAACGCCGTCTCCAAGGCGATGATCCGCGACATCACCGCCGCGGTGACCCAGGCCGAGGATCCGGCCACCGGCGCCCGCTGCCTGCTGATCACCGGGGCCGGCCGCGGCTTCTGCGCCGGCGCCAACCTGGCCGATCCCGAGGGCCTCGCCGATGACGGCGTGCCCGATGTCGGCCGCGTGCTGGAAGACTGGTACAACCCGCTGTTCAAGCGCCTGCGCGACCTGAAGATGCCCATCGTCACGGCGATCAACGGCCCCGCCGCCGGCGTCGGCATGAGCTTCGCCCTGATGGGCGATGTGTCGGTCGCGGCCCGTTCCGCGAGCTTCCTCCAGGCCTTCGCCAAGATCGGCCTGGTGCCGGACGGTGGTTCGTCCTGGCTGCTGCCCCGCCTGGTCGGCCGCGCCCGGGCCCTGGAACTGGCCCTGCTGGCCGAAAAGCTGCCGGCCGAGAAGGCCGCCGAATGGGGCCTGATCACCAAGGTGGTCGACGACGCCGAGCTGATGCCCACCGCGCTGGCCTATGCCAAAAAGCTGGCGAATGGCCCCACGGTGACCCTGGGCTACATCCGCAAGATGATGCACGCGAGCTTCGAGAGCAGCTTCGACCAGCAACTCGACCTCGAACGCCAGCTTCAGCGCGCGGCCGGCCAGACCGCCGACTTCCAGGAAGGTGTCGCCGCCTTCCTGCAGAAACGGCCGGCGGCCTTCAAGGGGAAGTAA